Proteins from one Ipomoea triloba cultivar NCNSP0323 chromosome 1, ASM357664v1 genomic window:
- the LOC116030325 gene encoding protein FAM133A-like isoform X1 has protein sequence MGKNQAYKAMQRARLGSSSAAPEEIEDGMVDGSFHTPEWHAARLASLKTSHTITWEEFKRKQKEEEIKKGEIEADKDKMMREYRAQLDAERAIKLAKGRNHSSSKHSHKKDKKDKDSKKHRSKKRKRSRRSSDYSSSSSSSESSSSDEEDRESRKSRSKSKRKKKEKKHRSRSKHSDNEEGQKHRSRSKHSDNEEGEGPLPLSRFFGSMKS, from the exons atggggAAAAATCAAGCTTACAAAGCGATGCAGAGAGCGCGGTTGGGCTCGAGCTCGGCCGCTCCTGAAGAGATCGAAGATGGCATG GTGGATGGTTCTTTTCATACACCAGAGTGGCATGCTGCTCGTCTGGCCAGTCTCAAAACTTCTCACACCATTACTTGGGAAGAATTCAAAAGGAAGCAAAAG GAAGAAGAAATCAAGAAGGGAGAGATAGAAGCTGATAAAGATAAGATGATGAGGGAATATAGGGCTCAGCTGGATGCTGAAAGGGCTATCAAGCTTGCTAAAGGAAGAAACCACTCAAGCAGTAAACATAGTCACAAAAAGG ATAAGAAAGACAAAGACTCAAAGAAACATCGAAGCAAGAAGAGAAAG AGATCTAGGAGATCATCCGACTACAGTTCTTCAAGTTCATCATCAGAATCTTCAAGTAGCGACGAGGAAGATAGAGAATCAAGGAAAAGCAGATCAAAGTCTAAacgaaagaagaaagaaaagaaacacAGATCAAGATCGAAGCACAGTGACAATGAAGAGGGCCAGAAACACAGATCAAGATCGAAGCACAGTGACAATGAAGAGGGCGAGGGGCCGCTGCCACTATCCAGATTCTTTGGGAGTATGAAAAGCTGA
- the LOC116030325 gene encoding protein FAM133-like isoform X2, producing MGKNQAYKAMQRARLGSSSAAPEEIEDGMVDGSFHTPEWHAARLASLKTSHTITWEEFKRKQKEEEIKKGEIEADKDKMMREYRAQLDAERAIKLAKGRNHSSSKHSHKKDKKDKDSKKHRSKKRKRSRRSSDYSSSSSSSESSSSDEEDRESRKSRSKSKRKKKEKKHRSRSKHSDNEEGEGPLPLSRFFGSMKS from the exons atggggAAAAATCAAGCTTACAAAGCGATGCAGAGAGCGCGGTTGGGCTCGAGCTCGGCCGCTCCTGAAGAGATCGAAGATGGCATG GTGGATGGTTCTTTTCATACACCAGAGTGGCATGCTGCTCGTCTGGCCAGTCTCAAAACTTCTCACACCATTACTTGGGAAGAATTCAAAAGGAAGCAAAAG GAAGAAGAAATCAAGAAGGGAGAGATAGAAGCTGATAAAGATAAGATGATGAGGGAATATAGGGCTCAGCTGGATGCTGAAAGGGCTATCAAGCTTGCTAAAGGAAGAAACCACTCAAGCAGTAAACATAGTCACAAAAAGG ATAAGAAAGACAAAGACTCAAAGAAACATCGAAGCAAGAAGAGAAAG AGATCTAGGAGATCATCCGACTACAGTTCTTCAAGTTCATCATCAGAATCTTCAAGTAGCGACGAGGAAGATAGAGAATCAAGGAAAAGCAGATCAAAGTCTAAacgaaagaagaaagaaaagaaacacAG ATCAAGATCGAAGCACAGTGACAATGAAGAGGGCGAGGGGCCGCTGCCACTATCCAGATTCTTTGGGAGTATGAAAAGCTGA